The stretch of DNA aaatgaaattaaaacaaaacaaaccacacacacacacacacacacacacacacgagcaaaTAGAAATACTAGTTATTATAATAGGAAGCCTatgctacttttttaaaaatttatgtaacaTATGGATATTATCTCAATGGCAAGAGGCAGGCTCAGAATAAGAACATTAAGGTAAAAATCAGGGTGGAGGATGGCAATAGTGTCATGAACCACATGGAGGGAGCATGTAGAGTACTGAGATTTATCATGAAGAAAAGGGTGGACAAGAAATCAAAACATGTTTCTGCCGGTCCTTGGGGTGACCGAGGAGCCCCAGCAAGCGGTATGGTTTTCTGAGATATGAGGAGCTTGGCTGTTTAGTTTGTGGGGTTCCCACACCTTCTGCTGATTTCTAAATTGTACCTTAAATACCTCCCCCGCACCTCATTTTGATCCACTTGTTTAATCCAAAGAGCCAGAAGCAATGTCCTGCCCTCATCCTCCCCAATATTGAGAAACTTCCTGCCTCCCCGCTCTGTCAGCCCCATGCCACCTCTGGGGCAGAGCAGTGGGTCAGTCAACAAACACCCTGCTGACTGTGCCTGACTTCTAGAAGCACTTGAGGTGGGGGCTTTCCCTGCTCCTAAGTGGGTCCTGCAACCCAGGATCTCGTCTACTTCCCAGGGACCCCCAAACCTGTGCCCCAGGACCACCCGCTGTGGTCACAACCTGATGGTGGGAATCACAGGGCCCCAGGGCGAAGGGGGGCCCTGGGCACTCACGGGGTTCACTTGGATGGCATCATCTTCTGTGCAGCACAGGCACATGCTGCTAAGGCCCAGGCTGGACAACCCCTGCAGTGACCAGGGCTCACCCTGTCCCCCGCCTGGCCTTGCCCGGGCCCCACCCGGCCCCATCACAATTCCCTTTGTCCCAGGGCCACGCCCTTGCCCTTGCCCCCAGCTTCCTGCCAGACCCATCACAATTCCCTTTGTCCCCGAGCCTCACCCTTGCCCTagccctcactcccacccccagctccccgccTGGCCCCGCAGGCAAGGGCCAGGGCCCAGGTTGCCACAGTTCTCCCAGCAGGCCTGCTCCCACCAGCCCGAACATGGTCGTTCCATCGTTTTCTTACTTCTCAACCTCTGCCCTCTTCCTGGGGAGCCCCCTCGGCTTCGGGAGCCCTCTGGCTTTggtccctggccctgcccctcagCCTGCTGTTGGGGCTCCCCATTCCCTCCCCTCACTCTTggccccatccccctgccttctccctgtggACTGCTGCCCTGAAGGAAGGGAAATGGGCTTTGAGAAATGCCCCAATTACAGGTTGCCCATGACCAccaactttttttcatttgaagattttatttatttgagagagaaagagcacaaaagcaggggtgaggggcagagggagagggagaagcagacccccctgctgagcggggagcccaatgtaggggctccatcccagggccctggggtcatgacctgagcaaaggcagacgcttcaccagtggagccacccaggcacccccatgatCGCCAGCTGGAACCGGGTCTTCACCATTGCTTCCCACCTCTTTTGTGTTTGCCtagatcttcctttttttttggacTCTACGGCGTTCTCTTCAAACTGTCTCTCCTCTGTTGAAACGTCTGAGCCCACACAGCTGTTGCTTCACACACGGAGCTTGGCTAACAGGACACCAGAGCTTGTGCTCAGCACTGTTGGATGAATGTACATGTATTAAGTCGTCAACTCCTTACAACAACCGGAGAGAGTAAGAGCAGTAAGAGCATGATTATTATCATCTGGGAAATAAGGCATTAGCGTGTTAAATATCCTGCCTGAGGTTACGCCATTAGAAGCTCTGCTGGGACTTAAATCCACAAAGCCCGCTTCCAGGCCTGTGCTCTTCCACCTCCGTGCTATGCCACCAATTGCTTCGAAAAGCCCAGACTGGAGCTACCTCACGTCCTTACCACCTTTAAGTCTGTCACCTCATTTGTACCCATATTATCCTTTCCCTGTAATCCTGTGAAATGGAAAAAGTTAGTTGCCCCTCTTTTTGTCTCCAGTAAATCTGTTCATTTTTGTTCCCATCTTCTCAGAGATCCTGTGTAAGATTATTCCCTCCCCTTGTTACCCAATCTGTattgtctgttttctttaaacAATTAACTGCAATACGCTCAAGTCATCCCCTATTGAAACTAATAAACCAAAGCCCTTTGAAAAGCAACTAATTGTGACCATTGCCCATTTCCTGTATTTACAGTAAATAATAAGCACCGCCTGTGGTTCCCATCTCCTCTTCTTTACATGAATCCAGTGCAATATTGCTCTGCAACCTGCTTCCTACTCTTACTACCCCCACTGGTACTTGTTTTAAAGTGGTCACTGGTGATCTTCCTACTAAATTCAACAGACACTTTTTACCTTGTGGCTTTTGCGCAGTGTCAGGAACCACAGCCAGTTCTCTTGGGAGAGTTAGGCTTAGGAAAATGAGATAATCTTGCCCACCGATAGTGCTTGAATCCACTGACCACTTCCTTCCTGAAGTTCTCCTGTCTGGGAAGAATacgactttatttatttatttttatttttttaagaatacgaCTTTAAAGAATTATGTAATCTCGCTCATGTTCACAATCCAGGAAATGACTTGAAATCCTGTGCTGTCTTCACTATCTCATGTTACCTCAAGAACATATGTTTCGGATACTTACTCTTATATATCTTGCTAGGTCctgggaatataaaaatgaataagctGAATTACTGCCCTGAAGGCAAGTCAgataaaatagcaacaaaaaaacaggaaaacgGCGTAATTGGGAACACTAATAGGGGACACATGTTGTGCAGAAATGCAGGAGCCTCTGATTCCGTCTAAAGATGAAGCC from Canis lupus dingo isolate Sandy chromosome 21, ASM325472v2, whole genome shotgun sequence encodes:
- the CCDC179 gene encoding coiled-coil domain-containing protein 179 isoform X6, whose protein sequence is MGPGGARARPGGGQGEPWSLQGLSSLGLSSMCLCCTEDDAIQVNPVSAQGPPSPWGPVIPTIRKGQDGSILRKSLQGSGHKAE
- the CCDC179 gene encoding coiled-coil domain-containing protein 179 isoform X2; protein product: MGPGGARARPGGGQGEPWSLQGLSSLGLSSMCLCCTEDDAIQVNPVSAQGPPSPWGPVIPTIRKGQDGSILRKSLQVDIKLNEVCMEEIMPDQNMCIYDIKWHFII
- the CCDC179 gene encoding coiled-coil domain-containing protein 179 isoform X5 → MGPGGARARPGGGQGEPWSLQGLSSLGLSSMCLCCTEDDAIQVNPVSAQGPPSPWGPVIPTIRKGQDGSILRKSLQGSPEINALRI